A single genomic interval of Zingiber officinale cultivar Zhangliang chromosome 4A, Zo_v1.1, whole genome shotgun sequence harbors:
- the LOC121970657 gene encoding replication protein A 70 kDa DNA-binding subunit A-like gives MAVRLTVNAIAKVNRGKLDLKPVVQLLDLKQVTGAKERYRAVVSDGSAAQQALLAAQLNEVAESGAVGVGSVVRLLEYVCSTVKNRRIIVIADMKILIRDSETIGNPKLPPEIVSDNPEFSNSLSIGYSGDQSFNQATNSSSPAKLVSSSVMKSCNKSSSSNAHLQSSYQPPPNYKSHGAIMKNEAPARIIPIAALNPYQGRWAIKARVTAKGEVRRYNNAKGDGKVFSFDLLDSDGGEIRATCFNAVVDRFYESIEVGKVYLLSKGSLKPAQKNFNHLNNHWEIFLEATTTLQLCPDEDGSIPTQQFNFRKISDIENAENNSIADVIGIVTSINPSVPILRKNGMETQRRILNLKDLSSLSVEITLWGEFCNREGRQIEEKLDSGLFPVLAVKAGKVSDFSGKSVGTISSTQLFIDPILPETHILREWFDGEGKDASSNSISRDMMPGLPSNDCRKTVSQIKGEGLGRGNKPDWVTVKASISFIKTDNFCYTACPLMIGDRLCNKKVMKVPSGRWSCDRCAKEFDECDYRYLLQLQMQDHTGVTWVTAFQESGVEIIGCSARELYELKHREHNDQRFGDVIQQCLFKQYVFRLKIKEEHYGDEQQVKVTVVKADKVNPSTECKYLLDLIGKLST, from the exons ATGGCTGTGAGGTTGACGGTAAACGCGATCGCGAAAGTTAATCGCGGTAAGCTCGACCTGAAACCGGTCGTCCAGTTGCTGGATTTGAAGCAGGTGACGGGGGCGAAGGAGCGGTACCGGGCGGTGGTTTCCGATGGTTCGGCGGCGCAGCAAGCTCTGTTGGCTGCTCAACTCAACGAGGTCGCTGAGAGCGGCGCGGTGGGGGTTGGCTCCGTCGTCAGGCTCTTGGAGTATGTCTGCAGCACCGTGAAGAACCGGAG AATTATTGTTATCGCGGACATGAAGATTTTAATTAGAGACTCTGAGACAATTGGGAATCCTAAGCTGCCTCCGGAGATCGTATCAGACAATCCCGAGTTTTCGAATAGTCTCAGTATAGGGTATTCCGGGGATCAGTCTTTCAATCAGGCTACAAATTCTTCCTCACCTGCAAAGCTTGTTTCCAGCTCTGTTATGAAGTCTTGCAACAAAAGCTCGAGTTCAAATGCACACCTCCAATCCTCATACCAGCCACCTCCCAACTACAAGAGCCATGGGGCAATTATGAAAAATGAAGCGCCTGCTAGGATAATTCCGATAGCTGCTTTGAATCCTTATCAAGGTCGATGGGCGATCAAAGCACGGGTGACAGCAAAAGGAGAGGTCCGCCGATATAATAATGCTAAGGGAGATGGTAAAGTATTCTCCTTTGACCTTCTTGATTCAGATGGAGGAGAGATTCGTGCAACTTGTTTCAATGCTGTGGTCGATCGATTCTACGAATCTATAGAGGTTGGAAAGGTTTACCTACTATCCAAAGGAAGTCTAAAACCCGCACAGAAAAATTTTAACCACCTCAATAATCATTGGGAAATATTTTTAGAGGCAACAACTACTTTGCAGCTCTGTCCAGACGAAGATGGTTCAATTCCAACACAACAAtttaatttcagaaaaataaGTGATATAGAGAATGCAGAGAACAATTCAATTGCTGATGTTATTGGTATTGTTACATCTATTAACCCTTCAGTGCCTATACTAAGGAAGAATGGTATGGAAACACAACGAAGAATTCTTAACTTGAAGGATCTATCTTCTCTTAGTGTTGAGATAACTCTATGGGGGGAGTTTTGCAACCGAGAAGGTAGACAAATAGAAGAGAAACTTGATTCTGGTTTATTTCCTGTATTAGCTGTTAAGGCAGGAAAAGTAAGCGACTTCAGTGGTAAGTCAGTTGGCACGATTTCTTCTACCCAACTCTTTATCGATCCTATTCTTCCTGAGACTCATATCTTGAGAGAATGGTTTGATGGAGAGGGAAAGGATGCTTCCAGCAACTCAATTTCGAGAGATATGATGCCCGGTCTCCCTTCGAATGATTGCCGAAAGACTGTATCACAGATCAAAGGTGAGGGTTTGGGAAGAGGAAATAAACCCGATTGGGTGACAGTTAAAGCCAGCATCTCATTCATAAAGACGGATAATTTCTGTTACACAGCTTGCCCTTTAATGATCGGTGACAGACTGTGCAATAAGAAAGTGATGAAGGTTCCTAGCGGAAGGTGGTCTTGCGATCGATGTGCTAAAGAATTCGATGAATGTGATTACCGTTATCTTCTTCAGTTACAAATGCAGGACCATACGGGAGTAACTTGGGTAACAGCCTTCCAGGAGTCTGGAGTGGAGATCATTGGTTGCTCAGCGAGGGAGCTCTATGAGCTGAAGCACCGCGAACACAACGATCAGAGGTTTGGGGATGTCATTCAACAATGCCTCTTTAAGCAGTACGTCTTCAGGCTCAAAATCAAGGAAGAGCATTATGGGGATGAGCAGCAAGTGAAAGTAACAGTGGTGAAGGCAGACAAAGTTAATCCTTCCACGGAGTGCAAATACCTACTTGATTTGATAGGAAAGCTCAGCACATAG
- the LOC121970656 gene encoding activator of 90 kDa heat shock protein ATPase homolog 1-like has protein sequence MAKYGEGDKRWIVEERADGTNVHNWHWTERNCLEWSRSFLSSHLSGLTILDGEGGLTIRTKALDKLDGDAYVNIRKGKIIPGYELSLSLGWEGEACDAADGSAPPLLKVSGTVEVPYLADENAGEDPEVRITLRDDDGPIGRRIKDAFLAKGKPVILEKLRIFVETMSKGGPAKDELEAKKPLSVTAKNIPSTAPAAAAKTPAAAAVNNAVVAPPKEKKKNKEGFKNISLTEKFYCRARNIYEILMDENRWKGFTQSNARISKEVGGQFSLFDGSITGVNEELQESKLIVQKWRFGSWPDGLYSTVRLTFEEPEQGVTIVKLTQTDIPEEDKYGNATVVENTERGWRDLIFHKIRGVFGFGM, from the exons ATGGCGAAATACGGCGAGGGCGACAAGCGGTGGATCGTCGAGGAGCGCGCCGACGGCACCAACGTCCACAACTGGCACTGGACGGAGCGCAACTGCCTCGAGTGGTCCCGATCCTTCCTCTCCTCCCACCTCTCCGGCCTCACAATCCTTGACGGGGAGGGTGGGCTTACCATCCGCACCAAGGCCCTCGACAAACTAGACGGTGACGCCTACGTCAATATCCGCAAGGGCAAGATCATCCCCGGGTACGAGCTCTCCCTTTCCCTCGGCTGGGAGGGTGAGGCCTGCGACGCCGCCGATGGCAGCGCACCTCCGCTCCTCAAGGTATCCGGCACCGTTGAAGTTCCCTACCTCGCGGATGAGAACGCTGGGGAGGACCCTGAGGTTAGAATCACGCTCCGGGACGATGATGGCCCGATTGGGCGCCGGATCAAGGACGCCTTCCTGGCTAAGGGCAAGCCGGTGATCTTGGAGAAACTTAGGATTTTTGTGGAGACGATGAGCAAGGGCGGCCCTGCAAAGGACGAGCTTGAGGCGAAGAAACCTCTCTCGGTGACTGCCAAGAACATCCCATCGACAGCTCCAGCAGCTGCAGCAAAAACTCCGGCGGCCGCCGCTGTGAATAATGCAGTGGTTGCACCgcccaaggaaaagaagaagaataaggaaGGTTTCAAAAACATATCTTTGACGGAGAAATTCTATTGTAGGGCGAGGAATATTTATGAGATCCTGATGGATGAGAATCGGTGGAAGGGATTTACACAGAGCAACGCAAGGATCAGTAAGGAAGTTGGTGGGCAATTCAGCCTCTTCGATGGATCAATCACTGGTGTCAATGAGGAGTTGCAGGAATCTAAGCTGATCGTTCAGAAGTGGAGATTTGGAAGTTGGCCAGATGGACTTTATTCCACA GTGAGGCTGACTTTTGAAGAACCTGAACAGGGTGTTACCATTGTGAAATTGACTCAGACAGACATTCCGGAGGAAGATAA ATACGGGAACGCAACAGTTGTGGAGAACACAGAAAGAGGATGGAGGGATCTCATCTTTCACAAGATACGTGGTGTATTTGGTTTCGGAATGTAG